The nucleotide sequence AGGATAGTTTGCTGCTTCAATCGCTGCTGCTGTTAAGGCATTAAAGATGGTTGATTTTCCCACATTGGGCAGGCCGACAATGCCGCATTGAAAACCCATAGCTCTCTCTGTTTTTCGTTAAAATATTATTGGTAACTGTAGAATGATTTTTTTCCTCCTCCTCAAAAGAGGAGAGGAGGGAAGAATCTACTTTCTACAATATGTTGTATCTTATCCTTAATTATCCTTATGTAAGGAGGGGAAGGGCCTTTTGCAAGAATCAATGATATTTTTTTCACTGATCAAAGATTGCTGTTTCATAGCCTTTATCGCTGGAAGAGGAGAAAGGAAGGTTCTGGAAAACCGCTTTGAGCCGTTTGTTCTGGCAGTTCCCCATGCACATCAGGTCGCACATGGGGGGGAGGCCAGTACAGTTTTTTTCACATATTTCCTGGCAGCAGAGTTGACGTTCAAGGCTGCCAGTCTGTGGGTCCCGGACGCCTAACACCTTCTCCCCCTGGGTAATTGTTGCCGCACAGACATTTTGTTGTATCCCTCCTCTGCCCGTAAAGAATTCAGAGCCGGTGACCGTCACTCTGTCTCCCACACGAAAGTAAAAGACAGAGGGACATTTGGCTGTTAATCGTTCTGGATAGATATGGATGACCGTATCGGTTTGCTGGTCTGTTTCCACGTCAATGTGGAGACCTCTTCGTCCTGTCAAGGGCTGAACTCTGTATGCAACATTGCGTACTTTTCCTTGAATATTGACAAGAGGGTGCTTCCAGGGGCGACCGCATGTTGAGCTGTTTACCATCCTCGTCTGCTGCATTAGGGACGTCTTCTGGGAGAGGGTTTCCTTCATCTGTCTACGTATCGTTGCAGATGAAGGATTTATGACTCCCCGGTATTGTTTTGCGGAGGACTTTAATTGTTCAGGACGTTCTGCCCCGTAGACAGCAGGGATACATTCGAAAGCCCTTCCTGCGCCTTTTTCTGGCTGGGACTCCCAACAAGGGAAAAATCCCGCTGCGATCAGAAAGAGAACAATAACGACCTTATGAGTTCTGAAAGGTCCTGGTTCTTTTGTTGCGTTCTGACAGTTGGAACAATGAAATGTCGTGTATGCTTTCATGCCGCGAGAGTAACACGGCCTTCTCTCTGAGGGAAGAATATTTAACAGCAGGAAACGGATACGCAAAAAATGCAAGGTTTTTTGGGGACGATAATGCTCATTGAAGAGTACACTTGACGAGCTCGTACATAAAAAAAGATCTTGGTAAATAAGATGACTTTTTTTCATCAGCCCTATATATTTGTTGCTGAACTAATATCCTTATCCGTGAGTGGATTTTTTATCGCAACCAACCACCCAATGAACATTATGCAGGAACTGATAGAAGAACTGAAGCAAAAACTTATTGATATCCTGAATCTCAGCGACGTCCAGCCGGAGGACTTTGACGAACATGCCCAACTGGTCGGCGGAGAACTGGGCATTGACTCCATAGATGTGTTGGAAATGGTGGTTATGGTAGAGAAAGACTACGGGATCGTCATTAATAATCAGGAGGTGGGACAGAAGGTCTTTGCCTCTCTGGCCTCTCTGGTTGAGTATATTCAGGAAAACGCACCGGATAAACCCTCCTAATGTCTTTGCCGGTATATATCTGCGGCACCGGGATCATCAGTGCCCTTGGCGCTGATTGCGCAGCTACGGAAGCACGGTTGCACAAAGGGGATTCTGCGATCCAGTCGCTGGATCTCTTTCCCCTGATGCAGGGAAATCCCCTGCCAGTGGGGCAGGCTCCTCTACTGGAAGAGAATGGGGAAGGGAACGCAGATCCTCTGCCGAGAAGCCATCGTCTGGCCCTTGCCGCCGCAGACCAAGCCCTGCGGGACGCTCCATCAGAGTTGGCTGGTGAGGTGGGGCCTGGCATACGACCAGACGCCATCATCCTCGGTACCACCACCGGAGGCATCTTCACCACGGAAGAACTCCTCAAGGAGCAGGTGCGGGAAAAATCACGTTTTCAGCAGCACGGCCTGCACAGTATTGCCACCTGCCTCGCTAAGGCATACCAATGCAGCGGACCCATCCTCACCGTGTCCACGGCCTGTGCCTCCGGGGCAGTGGCCTTGGCGCTGGCCCTGCGTATGCTCCGCAGCGGTCAGGCCGAGACTGTGCTGGCAGGCGGGGTGGATTCCCTTTGTCGCCTCACCTATTTTGGTTTTCATTCCTTGCAATTGGTTGACCGGAAGGGCTGCAGGCCCCTTGATCAGGATCGGCAAGGGATGGCCGTGGCCGAAGGAGCTGGTATGCTCCTGCTCTCCACCCGCAGGCCCAAGCATTGCCGAGCCCGATTGCTCGGGGCTGGTCTTTCCTGCGATGCCTATCATCCTGCGGCCCCGCATCCTGAAGGAAAGGGCGCTTTTGCGGCGATGGAGGCCGCCCTGGCTGATGCTGGACTGAGACCTGAGGAGATTGATTACATCAACCTGCACGGCACCGGCACCCCGGATAACGACTTGGCAGAATCCAAGGCGGTGAGGAGACTGTTCCGCAGCGTGCCACCACTTTCCTCTATTAAGGGCGCATCCGGTCATTCCTTGGCTGCTGCCGGGGCAATCGAGGCCGTGGTTTCGACCCTGAGTATTTCCCAGGGTCTGCGTCCTGCCAATACCGGTTTGCAGCAGGTGGATCCTGCCCTGGGGCTCTCCCCGTTAACGGAGCCTCTTATAGAACCGACCAAGGCGGTGCTCTCCAATTCTTTCGGATTCGGCGGTAACAATGCCTCTCTGGTTATCAGTACACCTGATCTGCCCGAGAAGGGAGCGGAAAAAGAAGATGAGAGCTACGAGCGGGCAGGGGAGATGCTCGCCGTTCATGGCTACTCCTGCCTGACCGGGGCCGGTGATCTGGTCGCTACTCTGGAATGCCTGCAAAAGGGCGAATCCGCTACTGGTTGCGCAGCTGAGGATATTATTTCCAGGAATCTCCCCCTCGCCTGATCCGTCGTTTGAAGCGTTTGCCGAGAATGACTCTCTCCCTGTCCCAGGAGGCGCTGCTCTCTGCGCAGAACGAAAATGGGGAAGAGCCGGAAAAACCGGCTGCCGTGTTTATGAGCACAGGCTGGGGAGCGCTTTCTGATACCTACGATTTCCTGGCTCGCCTGCAAGAATCGCAAGAGCAGTTTCCCAGTCCCACGGATTTTGTTGGCTCTGTGCATAATAGCCCGGCCAGCCAGGCTGCGATTCTCTTTGGTTCCACTGGCCCCAATATCACCACCAGCGGGGGCGATTACTCCTTTGAGCAGGCCCTGTTGGCAGCCCAGCTTGAGCTGGATGGCGACAGCCCGGCCCTTGTCCTGGGTGCCGATGAGGGGCATGGGGAATTTTCCCCACTCTTTGATGCCTCGATACCCCTTGGCACCTCTCCAGCTGAGCTTGCTGACGGCGGCGGAGCCCTCTTGGTGAGCCGAAAGGTGGAGGGGGCCATCTGTCAGCTTTCTCTCTCCTTGTATCGGAGCAGTAAGGGGGAAGATGCGATGAGCTCCCTCATCAAGACCCTTTGCCATGAATCTGGCGATCCTGGAGGAGTCAAAGATCTGAGCCGTTATGCCCTTGTCCTGGTTGGTATCCCGGCTGCTCAGGAGGAACAAGGGGAAGGGCAGCTTGCCCGTTTTATGGAACAGGCAGCACTCACGGCCCCGATCCTTCGCTATCGTAAGCAGATCGGCGAGTTTGCTTCCGCCTCAGCAACGGCAGCGGCCCTTGCTGTCTCCTTCATGGCAGCAGGACGTATTCCCGGTACCCTGACAGAAACAGAGGATATCCTCTTGGACGATCAAAAGCATGCAATCCTGGTCTTGGGTCTGGGAGAGTACATCACGGCGATGGAGTTTGAACGACCATGAGGGTTCTGCTGATCTCACCGAATACCTTGACCGTGCCGTACCCGGTGTACCCCATCGGCCTTGATTATGTGGCAGGTTCGATTCCAGCGCGGCATGAGGTCCGCATTGCGGATTGCAATGTCCTTTCCCACGATGAATTGGAGGCACTCCTTGCCGAATATCAGCCGGAAGTGATAGGTATTTCCTGTCGGAATATTGATAATACCGAGGCTGGAGATCCGCTCTGTTTTATCAATCGCTATAAGGAGCTGGTTTCCTGGCTGCGCTCCCGTACGCAGGCGATCCTGGTCTGTGGCGGTAGCGGCTTTAACATTATGCCGGAAAAGATCCTGCCCGACCTGGGTGTGGATTACGGCCTGGTCGGCGAGGGCGAGCGTTTCGGCCTGCTGGTTGAGGCCCTGGAAAAGCAGGAGGATCCGGAACGAGATCCCCGGCGTTTTGACGGCCTCTTCCTGCTCATCTGGCATCCCTATCGAGAAGGCCGCTCCCTGGGACGGTCAGCGCAATCGTACCTTCCCGCAGGAGGCCGGCCATTATCGCTTTTATCTTGAGCATGGCGGTATGCTCAATCTCCAGAGCAAGCGGGGCTGCGCCTTCCGCTGTGTCTACTGCCCCTATCCGCATATTGAGGGCAGGAAACATCGCCTGATTGATCCGCAAGAGGTGGCGAGGACCGCGTTGGAGCTGGAAGCTGCCGGGGCGAAATACCTCTTTCTCACTGACTCAGCCTTTAACTCGGATATCGAGCACAGCCTGGCAGTGGCCAAGGCCTTTCAGAAGGCCAGGTTGTCCATCCCCTGGGGGGGCTTCTTTGCCCCAGTCAGGCTGCCTGCGGATTATTTCACGGTCATGGCCGATGCCGGGCTTGCCCATGTGGAGTTCGGTACAGAGGCCCTGTCCGATATCATGCTGAAGAATTATAGAAAACCCTTCCGGGTGCAGGATGTCTTTACGGCGCATGAGCAGGCCCTGGATGCGGGCCTGCATACGGCTCATTATTTTCTCCTCGGAGGACCGGGAGAATCTGCGGACACGATCAACGAGAGCCTGGAGCATCGGGAGCAGCTCAAGAAGACCGTGACCTTTTACTTTGTCGGGATCAGGATCTATCCCGGTACAGGGCTGTACGATATCGCCCTGAAAGAGGAGAAGATCAATGCGGCAACGGATCTCCTCCAGCCTGTGTTCTATGAACCTGATCTGATTACTCAGGAGCAGATTGACAAGATGGTCACGGAACGGGCCGGGAATCGGATCAACTGGATCGTTGGGTCTGGAGGGGCTCGCGCCGCTGAGACCGTCAGCAAGATGCATACGAGAGGGTATGTCGGGCCTCTTTGGGAGTATCTTATTCGTTGAGAAGTGGAGTTCATGCTGATGCAGTCAACAGCATAGTTATCGGAAATTGAGATGTTGGAGAGTGCTCCATGTTCTCCAGCAACGTGTATTACGGAAGATTTTCCAACGATAGGAGGCGGAAAAGATGAAGAGGTCGATACCCAACGACACTTTGCTGGATATTTTCAGGCTTGATGATGAGATAATCGATATTGAAACCAATGAGAGAGGTACAGTTTATCCGGTTGTAAGGTGCTATGATGATGAACAAGTTCATCTCCACTTTTGGTGCATCCACTGTAGAAAATGGCATATACATGGAAGAGGAGGAGCTAACTATCCATACCAAGAAGGTCGAGGCGGAATGGCGGGGCATCGAGTCGCACATTGTATCGTGGCCAATTCACCTTATAAAGAAAACGGTGTAGTATTACATGTGGTCGGAAAGTTTAATCCTTCCGTAAGGAAGGGGCACAGAAAGGGAGTTCCCTTGATTTGCCCCAGATGCCACAACGGTTATTACTCTGCTGCTCTGAATGCATGTGAATGCGGTTATTACAATAGCAGGCGTCAAAGCAGCCATCCAGAGATGGCTAAAAGGTATCAGGATTTTATCAAGGGAGAAGAATAGCTATCAATAGATTGAGTTTTCAAGAGCAGCGCCATCCCGTTGAACTCTTCCACCAACATATTGAGCATTGCTTCAGGTTCCCCAAGCTACGAAACTGCGCTTGCCAGGGCAGGATAGGTAAAAAAGACAAAATGGATGCAGTTCAGCAGAAAGTGGGTCAGAATACCGGCTTCAATCCGTTCTGTTCGCAGGTAGACCCAGCCATAGCCGAGACCGGCCACTGTAGAGAGGACGATATACGTTACCCCGCCCGCATAATGCCTCAGACCGAAGAGCATGGCCGCAACAACAAGCCCGATGCCTGCTCCGTATCGGTACTTCGTCAGGCCAGCAACAAGATAGCGCTGGATAACACCTCGGTAAAGCGCCTCTTCCGCAATACAGGTAAAGAACAGGTTGCTCCAGACCCAAAACCAAACAAGCGCTGACCATTTGGGCTCGAATCGCACATAACCGAAGGCAAAAGAAAGCAGTAAGAGCACAAGGATTGTGAGCGCGGATATCGGGGCTGCTTTTTTGAGCAGGAGCCACCATGCTTGAGGCCGCCTTGCAAGGAGCTTATTAAAGGTAAAGCCGAGCACAAACAGGCCGACAAGAGTCTTGTCGAAGTTTAAGTACTTGGAATACGGGATAGCTCCTTTACTCAGGATCACTTTGTCGATAACCTTGGGGTTGGAAAAGCCTGGAACAAGATGGAGTGATAAGGCGATAGAGAGCAGCAACATAATTGTTCCTGCAATGATGCGTACCGATTTGCTGTATTGCGCAGAGCCGGTACAATAACAGGAAATGCCCAGGATGGCGATTGGGAGCAACCCCAGGAGCTGCACCTGACCAAACAAGACCCCGCAGCCAAGAGCAGCAAGGCATAACGCCTGCCAGGGGCGAACTGACGTGGTGCTTGTTTCCTTGATCGGCAACCAAAGCGCGATAAGAGCCAGTGTGAGAAGACCGTATGTCAGCGCATCATGCAAGCTCATCTGCATCATATTTTTTTCCTGTTTCTTTGAGGATTGTTCTTCTGAGGAAAGCACAGCATGAAAAGCTGCGTTCAACGCTCGTACTGAGAGATAGAGACGCTGGAACATCGCGTCATTCTTGCCAATCTATGCTTCTGCTCCAGGATTTGTCAAGAGAAAAGGGGTGCAGTGTGAAATGGTATTGTTCGCCACTGAACCACCCCTGTCTGCCAAAGAAGCTTGACCTATGCTTCCTGTTTTTCTGTATTTCCCATTGACAAAGCTCCCAGCCCTTTCTACCATACTTGCTTGAGAATATTTCAAGAGCAGCGCCATCCAGTTGAACTCTTCCACCAATATTGAGCATTGCTTCATGAAGTTCCCTTACGGCATCTGCGACTTTCAGAAAATTATCAGCCAAGGCTATTTCTACGCTGATCGGACCGACCTGATTCCCCTGCTGGAGGAAACCGGCGACCAACTCCTGTTTCTCCGTCCCCGCCGTTTTGGCAAGAGCCTGCTTCTGTCCATGCTGGAGAATTATTATGATCTTGCTAAGGCGGATAGCTTTACCCAACTTTTCGGCCATCTGAAGATCGGAAAAAAACCCACTCAGAGACATCACAGCTATTTCATTCTGAAATGGGATTTTTCAGCGGTCAGTCCCCAGGGAACTGCAAAGGAGATCAGGCAGAATCTGCACGATTATCTTAATATCCGTATAGAATACTTTGCTGCGTATTACCGTGACTGGCTAGCCGCTGAAATTCATATCAAGCCAGGTAACGCCCTGTTTTCCTTTCAGTCCCTGCTCAATGCGGTCCAGCAGAGCGGACATCCTTTCTACCTCCTCATTGACGAATACGACAACTTTGCCAATGAGGTGATGGCTAACGCAGAACAGCGGCAAGGAACAGACTATATCACCTTGCTTTCCGGAGAAGGCGCGCTGAAGGCCCTGTTCAAGGTCGTCAAGTCCGCTGCTGCCGGGCAGGGCCTGGACCGGGTCTTCATCACCGGTGTATCTCCCGTGGTGCTGAGTGATATTACCAGCGGCTATAATGTTGCAGAAAATATCTACCTGCTGCCGGAATTCAATCATCTCTGCGGCTTTCATCAGGAGGAAATCGCGGAGATGTTACAGCAGATCGTGGCCCACTGTGATCTGCCTGAAGCGAAGACGGCGGAGGCCCTGGCGCTGATGCGGACTTTTTATAACGGTTATTGCTTCAGTCCGCGTACCGAGAAGCGTGTCTATAATCCCACCTTGGCCCTCTATTTTCTCAAGTCCTTTCAGCGTGACTGTGAATACCCGGAAGAGATTCAGGACAGCAACCTTGTTATGGACCGGGGAAAAATACGCTATATCTCCCGTCTGCCCGGTGGTGACGAAGTGCTTGCGGGCGCACTTGCTGAAGATCCTCCCTTAAGCGTGCCCAAGCTGGCGCGACGCTTCGGCGTGCAGGATATGCTCGCTGCCAAAAAAGACGATGTGTTCATGGCCTCATTGCTCTATTACTTCGGGGTGTTGACCATAGGCGGGAAGGGCGAGTTCGGTAAGATCATTCTGACGATCCCTAACCTGGTGATCCGTAAACTCTATGCAGAGCGGATCCGAGATGGATTATTGCCGGACAATCGAAGCATTGAAGCTGCCCGGCAGGCCGCCGAAGCCCTGTGTCAGCAGGGAAATATCAGGCCTCTCTGCGATTTTGTTGAGCAGAGGTATTTCAGGATCTTTCATAATCGTGATTATGCCTGGAGCAACGAACTGACCGTCAAGACCGCCTTTCTGACCCTGCTCTTTAACGATACCTTTTACATCATGGAATCAGAGACCGCGCTGGAACGCTCATATGCCGATCTCACCATGATAGTGCGCCCGGATATGCGGCAGTACGGCTTATTGGATATTCTGCTGGAGTTCAAATATGTTTCTCTGAAAGAAGCTGGCCTGAACGGTGAACAGCTTGAGCAACTCTCTCAGGAGGAACTTCGTCTTTTGCCTGCTGTGCAGAAAAAGCAGGAGGAAGCCCGGCAGGGTCTGGCTCGCTATCAAGAGAAGCTGAGGCATAAGTTTGCCGAGCGGCTCAGGCTACGCAGCTTCAGCGTGGTTTCAGTAGGATTTGAACGACTCGTTTTTTCTAAGGAATGTACTGAGGTATTATAGGCTATAGGCGACCCTATGCTCTCCAAGAAGAAGATCCTTATCATCGGCTCCGGTATCGGCGGCCTGAGTACGGCAATTATTCTGACAAAACTCGGTTTCGAGGCCACGGTCCTGGAAAAGAATCGCCAGACGGGCGGCCTGATGCGCAGCTACCCCCGCGACGGCATCGAGTGTGAGGTCGGAGTACATTATCTGGGTTCTCTGGATAAAGGGGAGATCCTGCGCAAATTCTTTGATTATCTCGGCGTCACCGAAAGCATCCCGGTCACCAGGATGGGGCAGGGTGGTGTCATTGACCGTTATCTCTTTGCTGCTTCCGGTAAGGGCAGGCAACTTGAAGAGCCCGCAGTCTTTGATGTTCCCGAGGGCCTGGATGCCTTTGCCGAGAATCTCCAGCAGGCTTTTCCTGAGGAGCGAGAGGCCATCGCCGAGATTCTTGCCCGTCTGCACAAGGCCAGCGAGCAATTGCACGGCCTTGATTTTCTCTATGGGATGGAAAGCAATTTTACCCTCCTGGATCAGGCAGACTCCTTGGGTGAGATCCTGAACGAACTGCACTGTTCTCCCCGGCTACGGAGTATCCTGGCCGTGCCCTCCTGCTGGATCGGCGTTCCCTTGCAGGACTGTCCTGCCTTTTATCATAATATGGCCCTGGCCTCCTACCTCTCCTCCTCATGGCGCTTGGATTGCAGTGGGTCGGATATGGCGGATGTCTTTGCTCAGCGCCTGCTGGAATTAGGTGGGAAGATTATCACCCGAGCTGAGGTCAGCAGGTTGGAGATTGCAGACCGGGTTGTCAAAGGGGTGCGTTTGCAATCCGGGGAATATCTGCCAGCGGAAACAGTGATTGGGGCCGTGCATCCCAAGGTGGTCTTACAGATGCTGCCTGAGGGAGCGGTGAAGCCGTCCTATCGGCAACGGATCAGCAGGCTCCGGGATACCCATGGGATTTTTTCCGTGCATGTCCGGGTTGATGCCGAGAGCCATCCTGAGATTCCGTATAATATTTTTAAGATTGATACGGATGAAGAGGGGAATGTCCCGGATATGAAGTATTATCAAATCCGCACAACAGACAGGAAGGAGACCAACCTTCTTTCCATCCTCACCTCGGGGAAGGATGAATTATGGGCGCCTTGGCTGGAGACGAGTACCGGGCGGCGCGGGAAGGAGTATGGTGCCGTGAAAGCGCAACATGCCGAGGACCTACTGAAGGAGGCCGAGGGCTTATTCGGTGCCTTCAAAGGCGCCAAGATCCTTGATGCCTACACGCCCTTGACTATGCGGGATTGGGTGAACAGTCCGGGGGGAAGTGCTTACGGGGTCCAGCGTTCTTCCAGTCAGATGCTGGCTGCGGCCCTGTTGAATCGCACGGCTGTTAAGGGCCTGTATCTTGCCGGGCAGAATGTGTTGGCTCCCGGCGTCATTGGTACGCTTATGGGCTCCTTCAGTACAGTGAAGTTGCTTGTTGGGGCAGAGGCCTTCAAAGAAGGATGTTGTCTTAATGCATAAGCAGCTGCAACAGGCCTGTGACCAGGGCGAAATACGACTCCTGGACCTCCACCTTGGGCTTTTCCTGGAAAAGCAGGCCCTCGACAAGGCTGATCGGCCAGCGCCTCCCTCCCTCCTCCTTGCCGCAACCCTGGCAAGTGCCGCTGTGGGGAATGGGCATGTCTGCTATCCCTTAGAAGAAACACCAGAACAGGCAACCTTGGCAGAGCTTGTGCAGGAACGCTGCCCTGACCTGGAACAATGGCGCAAGGACTTGCTTGCCACCACGGTTGTTGGCCTTCCCGGCGAGACCTCCCCCCTGATCCTTGACGAGAAGAACCGGCTCTACCTCTATCGTTTCTCCTGCTACGAGGCATTTATTGCCGCAGCCCTGCGACGTCGGGCAGCAGCCCAGCTTGATCTTGATCCGCAGCGTGCCGCCCAGGTGCTGCGCCGACTTTTTCCCCGGAACGAAGAAAGCAACAGCACTGATTTTCAGCAGATGGCCGCAGCCCTGGCCCTGCTGAAACCCTTGGTGATTATCTCTGGCGGACCCGGAACCGGCAAGACTCACACCGTGGCTCGCATCCTGGCTGCGATCCAGGCCCTGCATGCCAAACAGCAGGAAGAGCAGAAGGGGCAGAGGAAAAAGCTCCTCAGGATTGCCCTGGCTGCCCCGACAGGGAAGGCAGCTGCCCGCCTGGAGGAATCCATCCGTAAGGCCAAGCTCTCCTTGCCCGAGGAGCTTCGGCAGGATATCCCGGAACAGGCCCTGACCCTGCACCGCCTGCTTGGGTCCCGGCCCGGAGCAACTGCGTTTCGTTTTAATCGGGAGAACCCGCTCTATCTGGACCTGCTGATCCTGGATGAGGCCTCGATGATTGATGTGGAGATGATGGTCGCCATCCTGGAGGCCCTGCCGGAAAAGACCCGCATTATCCTGCTCGGGGATCGCCATCAGCTGGCCTCAGTGGAGGCGGGCAGCCTGTTTGCCGACCTCTGCGGTGAGGGGAAGCCCCATTGGTCTTCCCAACTTTGTACTGCCTTGGAGCAGCTGACCGGGAGCGCCATGCCCTCTTCCCTCTCCTCCCCAATCTCTGCGCAGGGAGCAGAGGAGGGATCCGCTCAAGCAGCCGATAATCCCCTGGCCGATTCGCTGGTCTTGCTGCATACCAGTTATCGTTTTCAGGATGAGAGTGGGATCGGTGCCCTTGCTGCCGCCGTGAAGAGTGGTTCTGTGGAGCAGGTGAGCCAGGTGATAGCAGAAGATTTTGTTGATGTGGAGGTGGTGCAGCATAGCGGGGCCAAGCGGGTGCAATGGCTGGCAGAGCAGATACGAAAGGGCTTTCAGCCCATGCTGAAGGCCTCTTCCCCAGAACAGGCCTTTGCCGCCATGGAAGAGTTTCGTTTTCTCTGTGCCCTGCGCAAAGGACCAGACGGGGTGGAAGGGATCAATACCCTGGTGACCCAGGTCCTGCGGCGAGCTGGTTTGATTGCTCCCCACAAGACGGACTGGTACCAAGGACGACCGATCATGATTCTCCGCAATCACTATGAGATGCAGCTCTTTAACGGGGATACCGGCATCCTCTGGCGGGACGGGAAGGGGAGCCTACGAGCCTGGTTCCGCCGAGCGGATAACAGCCTGACTTCAATCTCTCCAGCCCGCTTACCTGAACATGAGACGGCCTATGCTCTTACGATCCATAAGGCCCAGGGCTCGGAGTTTGAGCAGGTCCTGCTGCTCTTGCCGGAAGAAGACAGCCGGGTGCTCAGTCAGGAACTTTTCTACACCGGTATTACCCGGGCCCGCAGCAGCCTTTCCCTCTGTGCATCTTCAGAAAGGATAGCAGCAACGGTCTGCCGCAAGACGCAGCGTTTTTCTGGTTTGGCGGAAAAATTCTGTGGCTTGAAAAAAATGCAGCGTGGTTCAATTATTTGAGTCAAAGGTTTGACAGATAAAACGTCCGGCCTATACAATGTATCTATTCAAGAGGAGGATAAGGTGTTTACTATAACCAGAGAGGAAGAGCCCGATGCATAGTATAAGAAAAGTTGTTTTGCTCACTAGTCTATCATTATTTTTATCGTTATCCGCATGTAAGGGACCGGGGGAC is from Candidatus Electrothrix sp. GW3-4 and encodes:
- a CDS encoding phosphopantetheine-binding protein, which gives rise to MNIMQELIEELKQKLIDILNLSDVQPEDFDEHAQLVGGELGIDSIDVLEMVVMVEKDYGIVINNQEVGQKVFASLASLVEYIQENAPDKPS
- a CDS encoding beta-ketoacyl synthase N-terminal-like domain-containing protein, whose amino-acid sequence is MSLPVYICGTGIISALGADCAATEARLHKGDSAIQSLDLFPLMQGNPLPVGQAPLLEENGEGNADPLPRSHRLALAAADQALRDAPSELAGEVGPGIRPDAIILGTTTGGIFTTEELLKEQVREKSRFQQHGLHSIATCLAKAYQCSGPILTVSTACASGAVALALALRMLRSGQAETVLAGGVDSLCRLTYFGFHSLQLVDRKGCRPLDQDRQGMAVAEGAGMLLLSTRRPKHCRARLLGAGLSCDAYHPAAPHPEGKGAFAAMEAALADAGLRPEEIDYINLHGTGTPDNDLAESKAVRRLFRSVPPLSSIKGASGHSLAAAGAIEAVVSTLSISQGLRPANTGLQQVDPALGLSPLTEPLIEPTKAVLSNSFGFGGNNASLVISTPDLPEKGAEKEDESYERAGEMLAVHGYSCLTGAGDLVATLECLQKGESATGCAAEDIISRNLPLA
- a CDS encoding beta-ketoacyl synthase chain length factor translates to MKRLPRMTLSLSQEALLSAQNENGEEPEKPAAVFMSTGWGALSDTYDFLARLQESQEQFPSPTDFVGSVHNSPASQAAILFGSTGPNITTSGGDYSFEQALLAAQLELDGDSPALVLGADEGHGEFSPLFDASIPLGTSPAELADGGGALLVSRKVEGAICQLSLSLYRSSKGEDAMSSLIKTLCHESGDPGGVKDLSRYALVLVGIPAAQEEQGEGQLARFMEQAALTAPILRYRKQIGEFASASATAAALAVSFMAAGRIPGTLTETEDILLDDQKHAILVLGLGEYITAMEFERP
- a CDS encoding cobalamin-dependent protein (Presence of a B(12) (cobalamin)-binding domain implies dependence on cobalamin itself, in one of its several forms, or in some unusual lineages, dependence on a cobalamin-like analog.); its protein translation is MRVLLISPNTLTVPYPVYPIGLDYVAGSIPARHEVRIADCNVLSHDELEALLAEYQPEVIGISCRNIDNTEAGDPLCFINRYKELVSWLRSRTQAILVCGGSGFNIMPEKILPDLGVDYGLVGEGERFGLLVEALEKQEDPERDPRRFDGLFLLIWHPYREGRSLGRSAQSYLPAGGRPLSLLS
- a CDS encoding radical SAM protein: MLNLQSKRGCAFRCVYCPYPHIEGRKHRLIDPQEVARTALELEAAGAKYLFLTDSAFNSDIEHSLAVAKAFQKARLSIPWGGFFAPVRLPADYFTVMADAGLAHVEFGTEALSDIMLKNYRKPFRVQDVFTAHEQALDAGLHTAHYFLLGGPGESADTINESLEHREQLKKTVTFYFVGIRIYPGTGLYDIALKEEKINAATDLLQPVFYEPDLITQEQIDKMVTERAGNRINWIVGSGGARAAETVSKMHTRGYVGPLWEYLIR
- a CDS encoding CPBP family intramembrane glutamic endopeptidase, which produces MMQMSLHDALTYGLLTLALIALWLPIKETSTTSVRPWQALCLAALGCGVLFGQVQLLGLLPIAILGISCYCTGSAQYSKSVRIIAGTIMLLLSIALSLHLVPGFSNPKVIDKVILSKGAIPYSKYLNFDKTLVGLFVLGFTFNKLLARRPQAWWLLLKKAAPISALTILVLLLLSFAFGYVRFEPKWSALVWFWVWSNLFFTCIAEEALYRGVIQRYLVAGLTKYRYGAGIGLVVAAMLFGLRHYAGGVTYIVLSTVAGLGYGWVYLRTERIEAGILTHFLLNCIHFVFFTYPALASAVS
- a CDS encoding AAA family ATPase, with the protein product MKFPYGICDFQKIISQGYFYADRTDLIPLLEETGDQLLFLRPRRFGKSLLLSMLENYYDLAKADSFTQLFGHLKIGKKPTQRHHSYFILKWDFSAVSPQGTAKEIRQNLHDYLNIRIEYFAAYYRDWLAAEIHIKPGNALFSFQSLLNAVQQSGHPFYLLIDEYDNFANEVMANAEQRQGTDYITLLSGEGALKALFKVVKSAAAGQGLDRVFITGVSPVVLSDITSGYNVAENIYLLPEFNHLCGFHQEEIAEMLQQIVAHCDLPEAKTAEALALMRTFYNGYCFSPRTEKRVYNPTLALYFLKSFQRDCEYPEEIQDSNLVMDRGKIRYISRLPGGDEVLAGALAEDPPLSVPKLARRFGVQDMLAAKKDDVFMASLLYYFGVLTIGGKGEFGKIILTIPNLVIRKLYAERIRDGLLPDNRSIEAARQAAEALCQQGNIRPLCDFVEQRYFRIFHNRDYAWSNELTVKTAFLTLLFNDTFYIMESETALERSYADLTMIVRPDMRQYGLLDILLEFKYVSLKEAGLNGEQLEQLSQEELRLLPAVQKKQEEARQGLARYQEKLRHKFAERLRLRSFSVVSVGFERLVFSKECTEVL
- a CDS encoding NAD(P)/FAD-dependent oxidoreductase — translated: MLSKKKILIIGSGIGGLSTAIILTKLGFEATVLEKNRQTGGLMRSYPRDGIECEVGVHYLGSLDKGEILRKFFDYLGVTESIPVTRMGQGGVIDRYLFAASGKGRQLEEPAVFDVPEGLDAFAENLQQAFPEEREAIAEILARLHKASEQLHGLDFLYGMESNFTLLDQADSLGEILNELHCSPRLRSILAVPSCWIGVPLQDCPAFYHNMALASYLSSSWRLDCSGSDMADVFAQRLLELGGKIITRAEVSRLEIADRVVKGVRLQSGEYLPAETVIGAVHPKVVLQMLPEGAVKPSYRQRISRLRDTHGIFSVHVRVDAESHPEIPYNIFKIDTDEEGNVPDMKYYQIRTTDRKETNLLSILTSGKDELWAPWLETSTGRRGKEYGAVKAQHAEDLLKEAEGLFGAFKGAKILDAYTPLTMRDWVNSPGGSAYGVQRSSSQMLAAALLNRTAVKGLYLAGQNVLAPGVIGTLMGSFSTVKLLVGAEAFKEGCCLNA